The proteins below come from a single Prochlorococcus marinus str. MIT 9215 genomic window:
- the rpsD gene encoding 30S ribosomal protein S4 encodes MSRYRGPRLRVTRRLGELPGLTRKASKKSNPPGQHGQARRKRSEYAIRLEEKQKLRFNYGVSEKQLVRYVKKARAQEGSTGTNLLRLLENRLDNVCFRLGFGGTIPGSRQLVNHGHVTVNGKVLDIAGYQCKSGDVIGIKENKASKKLVEGNIEFPGLANVPPHLDLDKPKLTGKINGKCDREWVALEINELLVVEYYSRKV; translated from the coding sequence ATGTCAAGATACCGCGGCCCCAGATTAAGGGTTACGCGTCGCTTGGGAGAACTACCAGGTCTCACCAGGAAAGCTTCAAAGAAGTCTAATCCTCCAGGTCAGCACGGCCAAGCCCGTCGCAAGCGATCAGAATATGCAATTCGTCTAGAAGAAAAGCAGAAACTTAGGTTTAATTATGGAGTTTCTGAAAAACAACTAGTTCGTTATGTAAAAAAAGCTAGAGCTCAAGAAGGATCTACAGGAACTAACCTACTAAGACTTTTGGAAAACAGACTTGATAATGTTTGTTTTAGATTAGGTTTTGGAGGTACCATTCCAGGCTCAAGACAATTAGTAAATCATGGCCATGTAACCGTTAATGGAAAGGTTCTTGATATTGCTGGTTATCAATGCAAATCAGGCGATGTGATCGGAATTAAAGAAAACAAAGCAAGCAAAAAACTTGTTGAAGGTAATATAGAATTCCCTGGCTTAGCAAATGTTCCACCTCATCTTGATTTAGACAAACCTAAATTAACGGGGAAAATAAATGGGAAATGCGATAGAGAGTGGGTGGCTCTTGAAATAAATGAACTACTAGTTGTTGAATATTATTCAAGAAAAGTTTAA
- the yidD gene encoding membrane protein insertion efficiency factor YidD: MFKTINKAITSILLFMISFYQKWFSPFFGPRCRFIPSCSSYGYEAITRHGPWKGGWLTLKRLSRCHPLTPCGCDPVPD, translated from the coding sequence GTGTTCAAAACTATTAATAAAGCAATTACTTCAATACTTCTTTTTATGATTTCGTTTTATCAAAAGTGGTTTTCTCCTTTTTTTGGACCAAGATGCAGATTTATTCCAAGTTGCAGCTCTTATGGATATGAGGCAATTACTAGACATGGTCCTTGGAAGGGAGGGTGGTTAACTTTAAAAAGATTAAGCAGATGTCATCCTTTAACTCCCTGTGGATGTGACCCTGTGCCTGACTAA
- a CDS encoding glutaredoxin family protein — protein sequence MKIFIFVRQGCCLCDSLKNKLAKINLNELFPNLEELKEIDIDRVDLYKDKYKKYDYEVPIVAIERIRSEEIIELPRISPRLKDDQLKNWFKKNISTLLEK from the coding sequence ATGAAAATATTTATTTTTGTTAGGCAGGGATGTTGCCTTTGTGATTCATTAAAAAACAAACTGGCAAAAATAAATCTTAATGAGTTATTCCCTAATCTAGAAGAGCTTAAAGAAATTGATATTGATAGGGTCGATTTATATAAAGATAAATATAAAAAATATGATTATGAAGTACCTATTGTTGCTATTGAAAGAATTAGGTCTGAAGAGATCATAGAATTGCCTCGCATTTCTCCAAGATTAAAAGATGATCAATTAAAGAATTGGTTTAAAAAAAATATTAGTACCCTTCTGGAGAAATAA
- a CDS encoding UDP-N-acetylmuramoyl-L-alanyl-D-glutamate--2,6-diaminopimelate ligase encodes MRSIKLHKLLDLVGIIPSLDLIDYEINNISFNSKEVQKGTLFLGMPGLNVDGGKFCIEAIENGAEAAIIGSAAKERIGSIDRERILVIEDNLDYIFGQIVAEFWNRPSRKLKLIGVTGTNGKTTITFLLEYLLKKLGKKTALFGTLFNRWPGFSEVASHTTDFADKLQKKLNAAVEAESEFAILEVSSHSIAQKRISGCEFEAAIFTNLTQDHLDYHSDMESYFQTKRKLFFPPYLREKDGISVLNHDDHWISKLSSDLEKRSSLVSTKITESEFENDDFFFVTDKKFTESGSTCIFHTPREKIQLFVPLVGEFNLMNAIQAITILYKLNFSLKDLSKLIQSFPGAPGRMEKIQIDDSDVSRSLPTVIVDYAHTPDGLKKVLQSIKKLCEGKLITVFGCGGDRDRSKRPLMGSIAEELSDQLFITSDNPRSEEPQKIVNDILMGIKKREKITIEIDRFKAINESIKFANKKDIILIAGKGHEDYQILNDKVINFDDRKIAYKLLKEKINLNKIS; translated from the coding sequence ATGAGATCTATAAAATTACATAAACTTTTAGATTTAGTAGGAATTATTCCTTCATTAGATTTAATCGATTATGAAATCAATAATATTTCTTTTAATTCTAAAGAAGTACAAAAAGGAACTTTATTTTTAGGAATGCCTGGTTTAAATGTTGATGGAGGAAAATTTTGTATTGAGGCAATTGAAAATGGCGCGGAGGCTGCCATTATTGGGTCTGCTGCAAAAGAGAGAATTGGATCTATTGATCGTGAAAGGATTTTGGTTATTGAGGATAATTTAGATTATATTTTTGGTCAAATTGTTGCTGAGTTTTGGAATAGGCCTTCAAGAAAACTTAAACTTATTGGTGTTACTGGTACTAATGGGAAAACGACAATTACTTTCTTATTGGAATATCTTTTAAAAAAATTAGGGAAAAAGACTGCATTATTTGGGACCTTGTTTAATAGATGGCCTGGCTTCTCAGAAGTGGCTTCTCATACAACTGATTTCGCCGATAAACTTCAAAAGAAATTAAATGCTGCTGTTGAGGCTGAATCTGAATTCGCGATATTAGAGGTAAGTTCTCATTCTATTGCTCAAAAAAGGATATCAGGATGCGAATTTGAGGCGGCTATTTTTACTAATTTAACTCAAGATCATCTTGATTATCACTCAGATATGGAATCTTATTTTCAAACAAAAAGAAAATTGTTTTTCCCACCTTATTTAAGAGAAAAGGATGGAATTTCTGTATTAAATCACGATGACCATTGGATATCTAAATTATCATCTGATCTTGAAAAAAGATCTTCATTAGTGTCTACAAAGATTACTGAAAGTGAATTTGAAAATGATGATTTTTTTTTCGTAACAGATAAAAAATTTACTGAAAGTGGTTCCACTTGTATTTTTCATACACCTAGGGAAAAAATTCAACTGTTTGTTCCACTTGTTGGTGAATTTAATTTAATGAATGCGATTCAAGCAATAACAATTTTGTATAAACTGAATTTTTCTTTAAAAGATTTATCAAAGCTAATACAATCTTTCCCTGGTGCTCCTGGGAGAATGGAGAAAATACAGATTGATGATAGTGACGTTTCAAGATCTCTTCCAACAGTAATTGTTGATTATGCCCACACTCCTGATGGATTAAAAAAAGTTTTGCAATCAATTAAAAAACTTTGTGAAGGGAAACTAATAACTGTTTTTGGCTGTGGCGGAGATCGTGATCGTAGTAAAAGGCCTTTGATGGGATCAATAGCTGAAGAGTTGTCTGATCAACTTTTTATAACTTCAGATAATCCAAGATCAGAAGAACCCCAAAAGATAGTAAATGATATTTTGATGGGTATAAAAAAAAGAGAAAAAATAACAATTGAAATTGATAGATTTAAAGCAATAAATGAATCTATTAAATTTGCCAATAAAAAAGATATTATTTTAATTGCAGGAAAAGGACATGAAGACTACCAAATACTCAATGATAAAGTTATTAATTTTGATGATAGAAAAATAGCTTATAAATTATTAAAAGAAAAAATAAATCTCAATAAAATTTCCTAA
- a CDS encoding SDR family NAD(P)-dependent oxidoreductase has protein sequence MKGLALVVGAGGIGTQLAKDLNESEKDLDVVLCGRKSEFNPFWELDIEDSQSLLQLKNKISNHPSKLRLVVNATGRLHSDSLQPEKRLQHLDKKNMMESFSINAFSPILLAKAIEEFIPKDCDFNFASISARVGSIGDNQTGGWYSYRAAKSAQNQFFKSLSIEWARRFPKASITLLHPGTVDTDLSRPFHKFVPEHKLFSKEKSSQFLINIIKNQSPESTGKFIAWDNSEIPW, from the coding sequence ATGAAAGGCTTAGCCTTAGTTGTAGGCGCAGGTGGAATTGGAACACAACTAGCTAAAGATCTGAATGAAAGTGAAAAAGATTTAGATGTTGTTTTGTGTGGAAGAAAAAGTGAATTTAATCCTTTTTGGGAATTAGATATAGAGGATTCTCAATCCCTTTTGCAGTTGAAAAATAAAATATCAAATCATCCTTCAAAATTAAGGCTAGTTGTTAATGCTACAGGTAGACTTCATAGTGATTCTCTTCAACCGGAAAAAAGATTACAACATCTTGATAAAAAGAATATGATGGAAAGTTTTTCAATAAATGCCTTTTCTCCTATTTTATTAGCTAAAGCGATTGAAGAATTTATACCAAAAGATTGCGATTTTAATTTTGCAAGTATAAGTGCAAGAGTTGGTAGCATTGGAGATAATCAAACTGGAGGTTGGTATTCATATAGAGCTGCAAAATCTGCGCAAAATCAGTTTTTTAAATCTTTAAGTATTGAATGGGCTAGACGTTTCCCAAAGGCTTCTATCACATTGCTTCATCCAGGAACAGTAGATACTGATTTATCTAGACCATTTCATAAATTTGTTCCAGAACATAAATTATTTAGTAAAGAAAAATCCTCCCAATTCCTCATAAATATTATTAAAAATCAATCACCAGAATCTACAGGAAAATTTATTGCATGGGACAATTCGGAGATACCTTGGTAG